From a region of the Gaiellales bacterium genome:
- a CDS encoding glycine--tRNA ligase subunit alpha, with protein MPTFQEMIARLQSFWEAEGCAIMQPYHTELGAGTSNPATLLRVLGPRPWRTAYVEPSIRPDDGRYGENPYRFQQHYQYQVILKPAPADSQDVYLRSLAAIGIDPEEHDIRFVEDNWESPSLGAWGLGWEVWMDGMEITQFTYFQQAGGIELDPVSVEMTYGLERIGMHLQKVRRAQDMEWAPGVSWADVYLENERQFSSYNYEVADTEMLARHFDDHEAEAVRCLDAGLPLVAYDNVLKCSHAFNLLDSRRAIAVTDRQAYILRMRGLTRRVATAYLAQQEGEDA; from the coding sequence ATGCCGACCTTCCAGGAGATGATCGCTCGGCTGCAGTCCTTCTGGGAGGCCGAGGGATGCGCGATCATGCAGCCGTATCACACCGAGCTCGGGGCCGGCACGTCGAATCCCGCGACGCTGCTGCGCGTGCTCGGCCCGCGCCCCTGGCGGACCGCCTACGTCGAGCCCTCGATCCGGCCCGACGACGGCCGCTACGGTGAGAACCCCTACCGTTTCCAGCAGCACTACCAGTACCAGGTGATCCTCAAGCCCGCGCCGGCCGACAGCCAGGACGTGTACCTGCGCTCGCTCGCGGCGATCGGCATCGACCCCGAGGAGCACGACATCCGCTTCGTCGAGGACAACTGGGAGAGCCCCAGCCTGGGCGCGTGGGGCCTGGGCTGGGAGGTGTGGATGGACGGCATGGAGATCACCCAGTTCACGTACTTCCAGCAGGCCGGCGGCATCGAGCTCGACCCGGTCTCCGTCGAGATGACGTACGGTCTCGAGCGGATCGGCATGCACCTCCAGAAGGTCCGCCGAGCGCAGGACATGGAGTGGGCGCCCGGCGTCAGCTGGGCCGATGTCTATCTCGAAAACGAGCGCCAGTTCTCGAGCTACAACTACGAGGTCGCCGACACCGAGATGCTGGCCCGGCACTTCGACGACCACGAGGCCGAGGCGGTCCGCTGCCTGGACGCCGGGCTGCCGCTCGTGGCCTACGACAACGTCCTCAAGTGCTCACATGCGTTCAACCTGCTCGACTCGCGCAGGGCGATCGCCGTCACCGACCGGCAGGCGTACATCCTCCGGATGCGGGGCCTGACCCGGCGCGTCGCCACCGCCTACCTGGCGCAGCAGGAGGGCGAGGATGCCTGA